The genomic region taacaaaacaaactcaaTTAACTCACTGTAATTAAGTAACTGTCACTCCTAACACTTTCTCGCAAGATTTTTCTACCAAATAAATTACATCATAATAGTTACTACCTCACTGAGGTGCACTAAACTAGCAAACGTTAGCCCATAGgaaataattgttttctaacAGCAGTCTCTAATGCGTCTGTACATTATTGAATACTGATATCAACCACATGAGTAAACATAAGGATTAAAGTTGTATGCGCTACCAACCATGCTAAACTGGTCTGCAAGCGGATTCTGCGGttaaactagctagctagctagcgttaggtAGATGACCAGCGAACACACCCACTTGCTGTAGGTCATGTGTTATACATAAAAACACTACCATTGGCATTTACAGAGAGTCGCcgaaaaacattaaattaagtcAACGTTACACTTCAATGACAACTAACGTTAGTTATCATACAATTAGTATAGCTTAAGGTTAGCTGGCAAAGCTTTCCTAGCGTAGGTTTACTCAACACAATCAGACAATACGCCCCAACAGGCAGACACGTAGCTAGCTAAGGTTACACGCCCATGTAACGTTAGCGTTAGTTTTAACAAcaaaagctagctagctaacacgGAAGCAATAGTATGGCATTAGTTATGATAGCGTGTTGTTAACAGCGAGCTTTACCCGATTAAAATAACGAAATTAATTGCAACAGAATCGACCTAATAAACGACAATGACATCCATAAATAGTAAACTGCCACTTTCTGGAAGGTGACACACCTGGGAGTGACAGTCTGTCAGCGTCGCGTTAACAGTAACGTTATACCGCGGACGTTAACGCGTGATGTTAAATCTTTAAcgtgttagctaacgttattaGTGATCAATAGTGTCTTCATACCTGCTGATATCTGCCGCTCGGTTCGGCCATTCCAATTTGAACGGCTGGGAATCAACAACAGAGAAATAGACACCCAACGAAAATTATGTAACAATGCCGTTACAAAATTTGAACTCAATCCTCGCTACAATAAAAGCCTGTTTCTCCCTCGACTGCTCGGTGCTTTCGCTGAAGTTACTGTCAAGCTGCAATTTATGTTTAGCATAAAACCCCAGGCTTCcggttacttttttttaactgaagtcCAGATTGAGAACTATTATTAGACAGGGCACATATTTGGGTAAACTTATTAAGTATTAAGTCACCTACATCAGTAATAATATGTTTATTCAGTAAATAAGTAAACTTTatcacatttgttaaaaaaagaaaactttcgttgctttattttgaaaccaaAACTGGTCCGTTTCTTACTTGTTCTTCGATACTTGACGTTCAATCGATTGACGTCATTGCCCACAACAAACCCTCTATCGCCTCCATTTGGAATAAAGTGAAACAAGcatgaatttcttttaaaaagttacatCTCTGTGGAGTCTGGCTTGGTCTGGCAAGCGAGACAATAACGTGACTGATATAACTATCTTGGAAAATGAAAGTACTGCGTAAAAGTTATTCATCATCAGTTGTGGAGTAGGTAGGCCTACTAAGCTCTTTATACTTAAGTAGCCTAGTATGTAATAACGGAGTGAAAAAAATCTTGATCTAGGAAAAGTATCAATTCCCTTGTGTAGAAGCACTTCTGtttcaagtaaaagtcctgcattcaaaaatgtacttaagtaaaagtatacaaTTATTCAAATAGCCTACCTTTCAAGTAACCCACCAAACGAACAACCTATGGACTTTTGTGATGATATTTGCCTTTGAATTGTAGTTGAGTAGAAGTATTgagtagcagaaaatggaagTACTCAAATTCAAGTAGCCTACCATAATGTACTCATACATTTTAATGAGTAACTCATGAACATCATTAACTAGCACATTACTTATACTATATCACTCAATTAATATACTGTTtaacacacttagaataataggAATCAttgtgcaataaaaacaaaagcaattgGGTCTTTTAAGGTTTTATTGTATCtttatcttaaataaaaagacaacaacaatacCTGTGACACTTTGTGTGCAAGCTCAAATGTTGGAGAATTTATATCTCAGATTAATTTCTAGTCAAATTACTTGGTAGGTTTCCGGTACTTAAGCAGCACAGGGTAAGTGGTGCCTATGTGTTTTTGGTTGTAGTGGTGGCAAACAATCTCCACATCATAGAAATTGAACTGGACTTTGACACGCTCGTTGGGCGAGGTGAGGAAACAGAGAGTGTAGAGGGCGAACTCAAATTCGGGGCTGACACCGATGAAAATGCTGCCCTTGGGCTTTATACCATTCTTCCAGCTGAACTGTAGCGCCAAGATGTGTTTGTTCTCGTCAGGCTGcagtaagaaagataaaaagaaatgagatgatgaaagagaggagaagaggatggTGAGGGACGGAAAAACATGTAGGATCGTTTGACCAAACCAGCCATTGGCTCATTCTCATCGGTCTGAGGAGAAGAGACAGTATAGAAAGAGATATGTGAAACAGACGCAGGCTGTCAGTGTTTCCCATACTTAAGTTATACACACTCTCTGATTTAATAcattcatttatatcaaatatttaaatcaaaagtaaaaaattaggcatcataaaaaaatataaatactcaTTAAAATTATTAGataaaagtttgtttgtttttttaggaaatttGACTTAGCCAAGGTTATAATTTGGATTCATTTAGTCAAAATCTTGGACTTTTAGCTCATAATTTAAGATGACATCAGGCTTaccattcatatttttatgtttctcaTCCACAACCTttcatctattttcttttcctggtaGAAATGTGCTTAGACATGACATTATTTTGAAGAGACACACATTTCAGGGAAAGCCCTATGTCAACTCAGCCATTAGCTGATGTTAATATCGAACATGATAATGTCCCTTGGGTCAAGTGCTTCATACAAATGTGTTTGCATACAGTATGCTGCATAATACTTCAAAATTGCATAGGTGATTGTGAAAAATATGCAaagaagaatataaaaataatgcattgttTTAAACTAAAGGAGACTCCTTATCttgtttaaatagaaaatggatAGTGCTCAGGGATTTGCATTAGGCCCAGATTAGAAAGCCAAAATTCAGAGAGCTGAGCAGAAGGTGAGAGAGCAAAGGTAGTCATAAAAGGATGTGAGGTTTCTCAACAGTGGGCAAGAACTATGATGAGGGCAAGAGGGGAGACCAAGACTGCAAAGAGTGCTGCTCAACTTtagggaggagaggaggtgaGAAAAGATAGGAGGACAGATGAAAGATTTGTCAGATATGTTGATATGAATATGTGACGGCGGAATACAATACAGATAGGATGGTGCTACAAATATATCCTTGCCCCTACTGTGTTCCATCTTTGTTAAAACAAGAGACACATAACATAGTACCTGGGGTGAATTTGCATCGACGCTGTAGCCTTTGTAATCGACGTGTCCCAGCTTCTCTTGTAGGTAGAGCTGGATCCAGTTGTGAAATCCGATGACAGTCCGCCCTCCTCTCGTCTCACCAACAAACACGTGTTCAAATCCAGAGGAGTCTGGCCTgaagggagacagacagacagacacattttctgATTTGTTGTGAATCGGATGTACTGTAGGCTTTCCACACCATATCGTCAGGTATTTTGTCTAAAGAATCTCTCACTTGTtacatgcaacaacaacaaaaaacatttctaaaaggTGTAATTTCATCAGCTCATGGTCATGCCCCAAGCTCACGTAGTTTATTGAACCTTATAACTCTAAATGTAGCGTGTTTGCATCTAATAAAATGACTAAATTGTATTAACTCATGTGCCATGTGGACACAATGTGGTATTTATTTGCTGCTTCTTTCCTGAACATGCTACAAATAAGCATTTCAGTAGTTCTACTCACAGTAATAGTGACTGGATGTGCTACACTGTGCCAGTTTCTCAGGGTAAGACGGTTACCATCATAGTGCCAGATTCCACTGGTAAAGTTATATTAGGTGCTGTGCCAGATTCCACCCACCTGCTGGATCCTCTCCTTGCATAAAGTTCAAACCAGATCCTGTACAGCTGCTTCTTGAATTGTGCTTCGTCCTTTGGAGAGAGGTTATTCTCTACCAGGTATTTATGAGCTATCTGCAAACAAACAAGAATTCACTATGAAATgttgtcatttacatttttagccAGACAGTCGGTCGAATCATCCCTTTGgttcaaactgaaataaatcaacaacTATTTGATAGATTGCCAGGACATTTTGTGCAGACATAATTATAGTTCCCAGACAATGAAGTCCCGACTTTTAATCTAGCgtcatcatcaggtcaaaactttaatttgttcaatTCTTCATGGCCAAGCTAATGATATTCCTAACAGCCTCAGATGTATTAGTGTTTGGTGCTAATAAGTAAATGTTGCTTTATGAAGATagtaaacatggtaaacattatatcttctaaacatcagcatgttaacattgtccttgagtgcatgttagcatgcttacattAACATTTAGCTTCAAGCAAAGCTGTGTCAAGTACAATCTCACAGAGTATCTAGCATGTCTGTAAACCTTTAGCATAAAAGTACAAATGTATGGATTTTGATTTAAGTTTACATGTATTATATGATTATTTAAACCACTGCCTCCTAATTCTTTCTCATACATTTTTTAGTAGAAATTGGATTTTATGAGGCACAGCAAGATGGGAGAGTTTGTTTCCCAACGTTCCCACGGCTACCTTCATAGTGGAAGTTTGAATGATGGAGTCCAGGAATTTATGGTTCTCTGCCACCTCCTCAGGGGTTACAATTTCTGGCTCGCCGGTGTCACTCACATAGTTATCCAACAGGGAGATAAAAGCTgttgaaacaaacacagacactccTACTGCAGCATTCacctttttgttcttgtttcatTCACTCATCCATACATGGAAAACACGACTGATGTAGTCTACACTTACACACACCAATGTTACATTTACGTTGAGTTAAGttgtatttagttaaaaaaactacttttttgttgatttatctGTGTGACCTCCCTTTTGTTGCCGGCCTTGAGCCAGGCAGTTACACTTATCAAAAAGTGGATTTATTCAGTCTGGGACATGGATATAATAACAAGTATGAAAGCTGAATACAGAAACCTCAGAATAAATGAGGATGTCTATacgtgaagaaaaacaaaacctcagCTCTAGTTACCAGATGAAGGACAGTGAAGCAGGTTGCTAAAGACTATGGACAAACTAAGTATAAAAATAGCAAGGACGGCGAAATCCTCCTTTTCTTCAATGGCATAGCAACCTCGGAGTGAACTCTGAAAACCAGCTGTTAAAGTACCTAAACATAACTCAATTCCATATACAGCTCACATGATACACAACACACTGTATCTTTGTGAAAACATCACTAGACAAGAACTGCCGGAAGGAAGCATGCTTGAGTAGTAATCATGCAGAGGCGGATTTAAAGAAGCCAGTGGTTGCAGAGGAACATCTGTCTGCACCCAGCGCAGTGAACTCTGCATGCTCTGTGGTCATGCAACATGCCACAGTTCGTCATAGGGAGATTATGAATAGATGAAAGAGGTTTACTCTGAAGGGAGGCGACGAGGAGGATTGTATCACAGTGGTAAACAGTGCAGTAGAATGTGTGCAGAGATCATGTCTATtcaaacatttttctaaaaataagcCTCAtcccacagaaaaaaaataaaagacaataaacatTAAGGCACAATTCTACACTCATACGCTTACCTAAAAAAGTctcctttttgaaaatgttctcaTCGACAAACGTAAACAGAGGATATCCTGCTCCATCATTGTTGTCGTTCATGGCCATGCTGCCTCCAGCTTTGCCCTGCAGCAGGAAGAGAACCACCTCAAACGTCAAAATTGGACTTGTGCAAAAAGTTAATGTCACTACTTTCTGTTTTCCCATTAAATCTCAGATGCTTCCAGCATGCTTCCATACATTTTGCTTTCAGTTAGAGCTATTTTTGCAACATGATGATGCCAGATGATAACCAAACCACTTATGAGCAGGTGATACAGAGGAGAAACAATAGAACCAAACAAAGATATAACCCAAAGGTCAATCTTGAGGATTTAAAAAGTtatgcacacagaaaaaaagtcaccCATACAATGTTATTAAATGCTAGAATGTAAGGAATTGCCAGAATAATATCAGTAGCCATTGCAAAGTTAAGCTGCGGCGGCTATAAGTTGATAACTTTATTGATTGAAGAAAATGTCAGTTATATTTTGGGccataacaacaataaaatatattctgTTGTCTAATCTGAGCTGGCAGTTTAGATTGAGAACACAATTTCCACAATCCCCATTGCTTGTCAAATGGTCTTCACCTCTCTGTCATTCTCTTTTCATACTTAATGTtccatgtgaaaaaaagatgCTTCAAGGTGCTACGCAAAACCAACGTGAGGCTCTTAAATTACAGACTAAGTAATTGTAGATGTGTTTAAGGGCCAGCTAGAATGTCACTAAccatgtaggtgtgtgtgtgcgtgcgtgcgtgcgtacatgcatatttgcatgtgtgtgtggtgtgtgtggtaCACCTGCAGAGAGATTCTGTAGTCTTTTCCAGGTTGGAGTCTGTTGACGTCGTTGTCCCACAGCTCCTGTACCATGGCCGACAGCTCTCTGTCACTCTCAATCATGATGGACCGCTCGGTTGTGTTCTTGGTCCTGCGGTGGATGagctggaggagaggaaaagttGATTAGTTGCTTGAAAGCTTGATGTTAACAATGGCAGACATTAACAAAAGGCGCATTTACTCTAATAATTACctaaagtacaattttgaggtaccgGTACTATTTCCGAGGAAGATTattaacttttagtttttcattgttttcaaatgcaaaacAGCTGATGAGCtagtaaaacaaaatgcagttctAAGCAATCTTTGGACTAATTTTACACCAGGGAATTGCCAATGtattctgctttattttaagGATGTGTATACTTTTGAAATCACTTCTGAACTTTCAAGTCAGtatgtaattttaaatgtaaatgtctgttgaAAAAgagtatttcacattttaataaaaaaaaaaaaaaactgatcatGGTTGTTAGCATGAGCCAACAATGGGTGGTTTGTGGCCCGGAGGTAAAATAGTTGCCCCATTATCACAAGGCTGGGGGGATCAATCCCAGGTCATCTGGctacatgtcaaagtgtctccaaacaagacactgaacccctgCACGCATGGACACTGTAAGCATAGCCGCCCACTGCTCCTATTAactaggatgggttaaatgcagtaaGAGAATTTCACCATATtgtactgtgtgtctgtgacaaTTAAGAATAAAGTGTTATAATAAGACATTTATTCCTATTTAACTATCCCTTTTAAAAGATAGCTTTGATTCACAAAGCCATTTATCGGCACTGTTTCTAATTTGAATCTGACGGAGTAAGACATGATAAATTTAGAAAGCCAACATGTCAAACACAACCACAGGAAAAATGCCATTGGAGTTTATTTAGCAAATGCTTCttagacagacaaacacatggaTCAAAAGATATATATCAGGAAAAGTTTCATGAAGCAGTGATTTGATGGGCTATCATAAAGCATTCCACAAAAACATGGCTGACAATTGAACAGACATTGATAGTGACACTGAGCTCTGGGATCTTCATCACCACCATCCTGGCCCCAAGCCGCATCCCATCAGCCACCACATCAAAAATCCACTGACCTTTTCCTTTTAGTCCTTCCTGCTTTTCTGGTTCAGTGAGGAGAAAACAAGGGATTTGAGGGCTGGTGAAGTTCCTCAGTGTTGGTCAGGTGCTGCTGGTTGTGGTTTCCTGTGTTTGTGAGAGCAGGTGTCTTTGTGGGCATAGTAACAGTTCAGTCAATCAGTCAGTGTATGGAGAAAGAAGAGCAGGGgcttgtggggggggggggggggggggggggggggggggggctggtcAGGAGAGAGGGTCCATTTTAAAAGGTTATCCCCTGTCAGCAACTCTAGCCAAAGGGATTACACCATGTTGTCGTCTCTTTTCAATCTCAGGCTGAAACATGAGCTCTTTGTTTCTTTAGTATTtcattgtttctctctgtcacagTGTAACCTCTGGATTAAAGGGTAAATGTGGGTTATGTTTCAGGTAACAAGGTGTTGTAAAGGCTCACCTAGAGCACTACAGAAAGCTACACACACGGAAAATATTCAGTTGTGGTTAGTGAATATTTCAGATGTGTGATTTCattctaaactattttaattctGCCAAGTTTGTTCAAAATTGcagaaaatttaaataaaatcctttACATTGAAAAGAAATAGTGACATTTCTGAACAAagtcaaattaaagaaaagccCTTGTAccaggtttgacattttttgatcaacatttgcttccttacTATATGCTTGTTgagagacattttaaaagagttgtatgtatttatacactCATACTACActtttgtttctatttgtaTGTCTTTACTTTTTACACTGAATGCTGCCTTTATCAAaccacaaaaaaggaaaaaactatTTCTTGGCTCCTCTTGTACCAAGTTATGGTACATCATTTTACAATAGCTTAGATGCAATGAGACTTGAAGCTTAAATATAGGTCCATATTAGACGTGTACATTAGTGAGGAACTTAAGTTaaacttgataaaaaaaagaaaacagctgaaaaacataaatgaacacctttaaaaatgtgtctcaTGACCTCACGGCAACAGTAGTTGGTTTCAGTTGGGTGTTCCGTTGCTAGTAGCAACCACTACTGGCAAAGTTCTATGGCAGTGACATGGTTACAGCCACTATTTTGTCAGGATGGACTCGAACCCTAACCCTTTGCATAtaggcgcctgctctaccaggtgagacACCCAGGCACCCAGATCCAATGAATAATTGACAAAATGTTAAGTTGTAAAGTTTATTTCTGCCAATGCATTTTAACAGGAATGAGAATAAAGTGACAGTGGGTCTGAAGGGAAAGGGAATCCATGTGCATTTCAAGACTGAACAAGAGATCAAAGTAGTCTGCATTTTTTGAGCAATCATTTAACATTGATAACATTTGATGCAGTGATCAATATTAAACAGAACCGCCTCTATGAGATAGTCCCCTTTCttatcaaatgtaaaaagaaataaaacaaaataaattaacataaaatatgtatttgtatctCTAGACAACATCAAGTTTATATGGCCTCTCATTGACACTAACCCTtggcaaaaacaacacttgGAAAAAGTAGGGTGTGAACAAATCTTGTCAAACATCATTCCTACTAAGTGAAGATCTTCTTTCATAGCTCATTCCTTGAATGACTTGACATATACCATAATCACAATCCCAGTAATCCTCAAAGATTTAAGAGTTCTCCATCACCTTctatatgaaaacaaaacatttgactcTAACTAATAAAATAACCCAAAACGTTGCACACAACCAATCTCATAGAATGTATCTTTTCAACCGACCTCATTTTTGTGAAATGATGTGCAAAGTCACATTCCTGTAAATCAACTCATCTCAAGGCAAAGCAACATAATCATTAACATCAACATAATTttaagaaaggagaaaaaaatatgttttgtaatgATGTCTGGTTGATAACTTCCCAAGTTCAACAATCAGGATACTTAATATGAGAAAGTAGGGCAAACGCCATCCTTTTCTCTGCAACCCCCAGATGCTAGCTAACGGGACACTTAAATGAATCCCACCGAGTCAGTGGCTCCAGTATCACCGGTTGATCAATACGAGCCTCTGAAGTGTTGAAAACCCATCATAATTAAGGAGATAGTAAATCTGTGGACCTGATTTAGAGTATAATAAAGAGAAATGCATCCACAATTTGACTGATTTGAAAACAGACCAGTCCTATGACATTGTCATAACTAAAACATTCACTAACCACACATTTTTGATGTTCATAACcaatttttttaagaaaatctctacttttaccaAAATATCTCTCTCTGAGCTAAACGCTAAAACTGTAAGGCCATTCTTAAACAAGTGCttttaagatatatatatatatatatatatatatatatctatctctctctctctctctctctctctctctctctccagacaTTGAATGCTTTGTTCATAAACAATAGTTCATGGCTGTAGTGGCACTGTTGTGCTGATGCAGGCATAGTAAGTGCCACAGGTGAAGTGATGGTTATGTGAGATAAAGTGCTTTCAAATGGAGCATACAGAAATTAGGTACTGCACAGGTTGTCAGTCCTCCTCATCACTCCAGAAGGCATCTTCTTCG from Etheostoma cragini isolate CJK2018 chromosome 13, CSU_Ecrag_1.0, whole genome shotgun sequence harbors:
- the endou2 gene encoding poly(U)-specific endoribonuclease-B, which encodes MIESDRELSAMVQELWDNDVNRLQPGKDYRISLQGKAGGSMAMNDNNDGAGYPLFTFVDENIFKKETFLAFISLLDNYVSDTGEPEIVTPEEVAENHKFLDSIIQTSTMKIAHKYLVENNLSPKDEAQFKKQLYRIWFELYARRGSSRPDSSGFEHVFVGETRGGRTVIGFHNWIQLYLQEKLGHVDYKGYSVDANSPQPDENKHILALQFSWKNGIKPKGSIFIGVSPEFEFALYTLCFLTSPNERVKVQFNFYDVEIVCHHYNQKHIGTTYPVLLKYRKPTK